A single window of Anomaloglossus baeobatrachus isolate aAnoBae1 chromosome 9, aAnoBae1.hap1, whole genome shotgun sequence DNA harbors:
- the LOC142250955 gene encoding uncharacterized protein LOC142250955, which produces MDVTYFGEDGREEFLGDVQDTSEIVEDDNGETRYVCAICRKMFKHRCHLNRHKRKHSGQTGFKCVECAKSFCDQRGLAAHQRVHTGERPYSCSECEKTFVTESHFTAHKRVHTGVRSFTCPICHQTFTTSSSLNGHQQTHTGDRPHQCTECSRAFGRKTLLERPLRIHTGEKPYKCHKCEKTFSRKFTLDVHYRVHKKTRPQADPKSENTDDSEDW; this is translated from the coding sequence ATGGACGTCACGTATTTCGGGGAGGATGGTAGAGAGGAGTTTTTAGGTGACGTACAAGACACTTCGGAGATTGTGGAGGACGATAATGGAGAGACTCGTTACGTCTGCGCCATTTGCAGGAAGATGTTCAAGCACCGGTGTCATCTGAACCGACACAAGAGGAAACACTCCGGCCAGACTGGTTTCAAGTGTGTGGAGTGTGCGAAAAGCTTCTGCGATCAGCGGGGTCTGGCGGCCCACCAGAGAGTCCACACCGGGGAGAGGCCATACAGCTGCTCCGAATGTGAGAAGACCTTTGTCACTGAGTCCCACTTTACCGCCCACAAGAGGGTCCACACCGGGGTGCGGTCATTCACGTGTCCAATATGTCATCAGACGTTCACTACCTCGTCAAGCCTAAACGGGCATCAACAAACTCACACGGGGGACCGGCCACACCAGTGCACCGAGTGCTCCAGAGCGTTCGGCCGGAAGACCCTCCTGGAGCGGCCCCTGAGGATACACACCGGCGAGAAGCCCTACAAGTGTCACAAGTGCGAGAAGACCTTCTCCAGGAAATTTACTCTGGACGTGCACTACAGGGTCCATAAGAAGACAAGACCCCAAGCGGACCCCAAGTCTGAAAACACGGACGACTCCGAGGATTGGTGA